The Haloarcula rubripromontorii region GATGGCTCGGCTGGAAGCGAGTTGCCCCGTCAAATGTGAGCGGGAAGTAATACAGGCCACCCGGCGCGAGCGGTTCGAGCAATGTCGGCAGCTCCTGCCGGTCGAGAATATCGAGCAGGGCAGCCCCGATGAGGAGGTCGTACTCGCTGTCAGCGGCCGTCGCGTGCGCCACCGCCTCGGCTTGCACCGTCTCAATCTCGATCCGTCGGTTTTCGCTGGCCAGGACGAGCGGTCCGTCTCTCACAGATGTCTGCCGGTCAGCGGCCCAGTCCCGGATGTGGTCTGGCAAGTGAGCCACGTTCTCCGACTGGATATCGACTGCAGTGTAATGGACTTCGCCGGCAGGAAGCACGTCCCAGTCGAGGAACCGGGTGAGCATCGTGCCGATACCAGCCCCGATTTCGAGGACGCGTAGCGGCCCGTCGCTGTCGGCTGCCCGGTCAGCCAACTGCTCGCGGAGCAGCTTGACCAGCCGGCGGTCCAGCGCGCGGTCGTCGACTGTCCGTTTTGCCCGGAGATATCGCTGGAACGACTTCGTCATGCTAGTCCCTCCGCAGGCTGGACGATGGCAGACAGCAGGCTGCGTACCCGCCCGACCGTCTCTTCCCAGTCCGGATGCGCCTCGTAGCTCTGTCTCGCGGCCCACCCCATCTCGGCCAAGCGGTCGCGGTCGGTGGCGAACCGCTCCAACTCGCGAGCGACGGCTGCAGAGTCGTCCGGGTCGACGAGTGCCCCCGTTTCGCCGTCGGTTACGACGTCGCTCGCCCCGCCAGCCCGGGTGGCCAGCGCTGGGAGGCCAAAGCTCATCCCCTCCAGATAGACGATGCCGAACCCCTCGTACCGGGACGGGACCGCCAAGACGTGGCTCGACCGGAGCGTGCGCTGTAGCTCGTCCTCCGCCAGTCGGCCCGTGAACGCTACGCGGTCATTCAGACCGTGGTCTCGGATACGGTCCCGGACTGCATCGACGTGACTGCCGTCGACGGCCCGACCGACTACGGTGAGGTCGATGTCGGCGTCAGCGCCCGCCACGCCATCGACGAGCGTATCCAACCCCTTTCGAGGTGTGATGTTTCCGACGAAAACCACTCGCAGCGGCTCGGTAGTAGCCCGTTCCGCAACCGCGGCTCGGTCGATTTCCGGCGCGAATCGGTCTCCGGCCGGCGGTGCGACGACGGTGTCGGCGGGGTCGACGCCAAGGTCCGAAACGACACGTCGGGTGGTGGCGCTGTTACAGACAACTCTGTGGACCGTCCCGAGGTAACGACGCTCTACCGCGCGGTACAGCGGGGCGAGTCGACGCGGCTCGCTTGCCCGCAGATGGTGGACGATGCTGACAACCGGGTAGGGGAGGGTGCGGTTCGTGTGAACAAGCGACGGGTGTGCGAGTTCGTCCTGTAACATGATGTCGACATCTACGTCCAGTTGTCGTCGGAGCTTGCGCGACCCGTTGTCGAGCAGCCCACGGTGGTAGTTCCGCCAGGGGAGCTGGATACATTCGACAGTGTCGCCGGCCGCTCGAAGTCCCTCGATGAGTTTTCTATCGTAGCGAAACCCGCCCGACTGCTCGTCGAGGCTCCCGTACAGGGTCAGGCCGACTCTCATACGGCGGCGTCGTAACTCGCAGCGGCGTCCTCGTCCTCCCAGACGGTGACCGATAGTTCAGTGACCGTCTCGTCGGTGACACGCGCAATGACGCGCTCGAAGATGACACGGGCAAACCGTTCCACGCTGGGATTATACCCCTCGAACTCTGGGAGGTCGTTGAGCAGTGTGTCCTGATAGCGGTCAGCGAGTGACGACAAGGCTGCCTCGGCGTTGTCTATATCGACGATGTAGTCGAACTCGTTGAGTTCGGGACCGCGGAAACACAGTTCGACCCGGTAGTGGTGTGAATGCGGGTCACCTTCGGGGCCCGGGTCCGGGACAGTGAGGTAGTGCTGTGCCACGAACTCGGTCCGGACCGTCGTCGCGTACATGCCCGAACAGACGGCCGGGACACACCTAAATCACGGGTGTCAGTTGTACGTCAACACTACTTGCACGGCGTCGTCTGGCCGGTTCGCCAGCAGTTGATATGCCTCGCCTGCACGCTCGATGTCGATCTCGTGTGTCAACAGCGCCGAGAGGTCGGTGTCGCGCAGCCACGACCGGACAACGTCCAGTCGGCGGTCCTTGTCCCAGCGGTCGGCGTGGTCCGGGTCGATACGGCTCACCTGGCTGCTGCGAACGCGGATGTGGCTCCGATGGAAGTGGTGTCCGAGGTCCAGTGACACGCCTTTCGAGCCGTACCACGACCCGACGATGACCTGGCCCGCGTAGCCGGTGGCGTCGATAGCCCTGTCGAGGGCAGGCGGGTTCCCCGAGAGTTCGAACGTGATGTCGGCGTCGACATCGCCGAGATCTCCGGGCGTGACCGAGCGGTCTGCCCCGAGCGCTTCCGAGAGCCGGCGACGGCTTTCACAGGGGTCGACTGTCACGAGTGACGCTAACGGAAAATCAGCCAGAAGTCCAGTCGTCAACAGTCCGACCGGTCCCTGGCCGAAGACGACCACCCGAGCGCCGATACGCGGCCGAGCGTCCATGACGAAGTTAACGGCCGCCTCAACGTTCGGCATGAACACCGCCTGTTCCGGGGGTAACGTCGTGGGAATGAGCGACGACGGCTCGGCGAGAAAGTGGCTCTCGTGTGGATTAAACGCGAACACACGACGGTCGAGCCAGTCGTTGTCGACTTCGTCACCGATGGCGGTGACGCGGCCGACTGCGGCGTAGCCGTACTGCAGTGGATACGAGAACGTCCCACCTAAGGCGTCGATTGTCTCGTCGGTCGCGAGTTCCGAATCGACCTCACCGCGGTACACCAACAGCTCCGTTCCGGGACTGATTCCCGAGAGTTCTGTTCGGACACGGACCTGCGATGGGCCGGGATCAGGCACCGCCTCCTCGTCGACTCTGACTGATTCCGCACCGGTAAAGTACAGCGTTCTGGCGGACATTACACTGTCTCTTGGAGACGTGGGCGGCCGGTGCCGATGTTTCGATGCCAACTCTTCCGGACGTGGCGACGGCTCCGGGAATACACGTCTCCTATCCAGGCTTTCTCTGACTAAAAAGTATCTCCGATTGACTACAAATACCCGAGTGACTCCAGCCGGCCTCTGTCGCTCTCGGTACCGTAGACACGCGACACTGGAAGCGGTTCGGGCGGATGCAGATCTGGCTCGCGTCCCCCGCCGTCGACGCCGTCGGTCTCGGCCCACGGCACCGCTAGTAAGGCTGGTACTGGCGTGTGCATCGGATGGCCGTACAGCCCCCACTCCCC contains the following coding sequences:
- a CDS encoding zinc-dependent alcohol dehydrogenase — its product is MSARTLYFTGAESVRVDEEAVPDPGPSQVRVRTELSGISPGTELLVYRGEVDSELATDETIDALGGTFSYPLQYGYAAVGRVTAIGDEVDNDWLDRRVFAFNPHESHFLAEPSSLIPTTLPPEQAVFMPNVEAAVNFVMDARPRIGARVVVFGQGPVGLLTTGLLADFPLASLVTVDPCESRRRLSEALGADRSVTPGDLGDVDADITFELSGNPPALDRAIDATGYAGQVIVGSWYGSKGVSLDLGHHFHRSHIRVRSSQVSRIDPDHADRWDKDRRLDVVRSWLRDTDLSALLTHEIDIERAGEAYQLLANRPDDAVQVVLTYN
- a CDS encoding glycosyltransferase family 4 protein, which translates into the protein MRVGLTLYGSLDEQSGGFRYDRKLIEGLRAAGDTVECIQLPWRNYHRGLLDNGSRKLRRQLDVDVDIMLQDELAHPSLVHTNRTLPYPVVSIVHHLRASEPRRLAPLYRAVERRYLGTVHRVVCNSATTRRVVSDLGVDPADTVVAPPAGDRFAPEIDRAAVAERATTEPLRVVFVGNITPRKGLDTLVDGVAGADADIDLTVVGRAVDGSHVDAVRDRIRDHGLNDRVAFTGRLAEDELQRTLRSSHVLAVPSRYEGFGIVYLEGMSFGLPALATRAGGASDVVTDGETGALVDPDDSAAVARELERFATDRDRLAEMGWAARQSYEAHPDWEETVGRVRSLLSAIVQPAEGLA
- a CDS encoding 6-pyruvoyl trahydropterin synthase family protein codes for the protein MYATTVRTEFVAQHYLTVPDPGPEGDPHSHHYRVELCFRGPELNEFDYIVDIDNAEAALSSLADRYQDTLLNDLPEFEGYNPSVERFARVIFERVIARVTDETVTELSVTVWEDEDAAASYDAAV